CCCAAGCTTCAATTCTGAATCTGTCTAGAGCGATAAAATTATCTCCAATTTCTATATACTTAGGATTAAATACTCTACTGTCTTTCCCAATAGTAAATTTAACGCCCACTTTTTTGAACTTTTGCTTTAATTCGTCTCTTTCATATTTAGCCTTTTCATGTATAATGAAATTGATGAATCTAATTAAAGGCCTTATAAAAAAAAGGATGATTTTTTTTACCATTTTATTTATTCTAAGCATTTAACTAATCGATTTATATCATTAATTTCTAATTCATAAAAAAATGGAAGCCTTACTAGACAATCTGAAAATCTATCAGTGTTGGGTAATATTCTGCCATCGTGTTTATCTTTATAATAATCGCTTGAATGCAATGAAATATAATGAAAAACCGAATGAAATCCATTTTCTTTTAAACGGGTAATCAAATCAGACCGTGATGCTAAATCGGGTAAAACCAAATAAAACATATGAGCATTATTGGTTGCATAATCTGGAAAAACTGGTAATTGAATACTACTGTTATTGAGCTTTTGAAAGGCATCCATATAAGTTTTCCACAAAAGTTTTCTTCGATTTTGGATGTCATTTAAGTTTTCTAATTGAGCCCATAAAAAAGCCGCAATAATTTCTGAAGGCAAAAAAGAGGACCCAATATCTATCCAACCGTATTTGTTCACTTCTCCTCTAAAAAACTCCGCTCTATTAGTTCCTTTTTCCCAAATAACTTCTGCTCTTTGCACAAATTTAGAATCGTTTATGGCTAATAATCCGCCTTCCCCTGAAATGATATTTTTTGTTTCATGAAAAGAAAATGCGGCCATATGACCAATACCTCCTAATGGTTTTTTTTCGCCATTACTACTGATGTAATAACTATCAATAGCTTGAGCGGCATCTTCAATAACCAGTAAATTATATTTATTGGCTAAAGTCATTATAGCATCCATATCACAAGCTACACCAGCGTAATGTACCGGAACAATTGCTTTAGTTTTGGAAGTAATTAGTTTTTCAATTTGGGTAACATCTAGGTTTGGATTTGATGCTTCTGAATCGGCAAATACAATTTTTGCTCCTTGTCTGATAAAAGCCAATGCTGTAGAAACAAACGTATAACTCGGAATAATTACTTCATCACCTTGCTTAATATCTGCTAAAATAGCACACATTTCAAGAGCATCTGTACACGAAGTGGTTAGCAAACACTTTTTAAAACCATATTTATTTTCAAAAAAATCCTGACACAGTTTAGTATACTTACCATTACCTGATATTTTACCAGTTCTTACGGCATCTTCAATATACAATGTTTCATTGCCTGATAGGTAAGGTTTATTAAAGGGAATCATAATTATTTAAATCTTAATTTAAATTTAGTCAAAGGAAATATACTTTTTTTAGTATCCTCATAAAATGCATCTGAAATTTTAATCAATCCCTCTCCGCAGACAATTACTGGTAAAGAGTCTTCTATAAAAATTACTTTTCCGGGTTGTCGATTTTCTATCACAACATCTTCCACTAGTAATGCATTTTCTATGATAACTATTTCATTATCTAATAAACATTTGGCACCAGTAAATGGAAAACCACAGGCATCAATTTTTCGAATTATTTTATCTGAGGATAAATTCCAATTTATAAAATAATCTTCATCATCCAACCACAAAGAATAAGTTGCTTCACTCTCATTTTGTTTATATGAAATTAGTGGAATTCCTGTTTCAATAGCGGTTGTTAATTTTAAAACTACACTAACATATAGTTTGCTAATAATGCTAATAGCTTCATTTATTTTTATTGGATATTGAATTTCAACATCTTCTTGAAATATCAATTCCCCCATATCATATTTTTCAGAAGCAAAAATGGACGAAACACCAATCTTTTTTTCGCCATTGATTAACATATTCACTAAAGGAGCAAACCCTCGATATTTAGGTAATAATGAATCATGAATTACAATTAAATTAGGCAAATCTAACATCCATTTCCATGATATGGCTATATAGTAATGACTTTTAAAAGTGGTAATATCTTTTTCTTCATTTCTAAAAAAATGAACAATATCATTTGCTGCACATAGTTCTTTGATCTGATTTGAAAAGTCATTTTTAACTTTATTATCAGTTCCTATGCAGATAAAGTCAATTAAGTTTAGCTTTTTATTGGCTATTAAACTTTCTACCACATTAAATCCTTTCTCGGACATTAAAAATAAACCTATCATTGAAGTAAATTTAATTTTAAAATAGAGTTTAAAGACGAATTTTCAGAAACTGATTTATAGCTATTATTAGAATAGGATTGATACTCTGATTTTGATAACTCAAAAATTTTCTTAATTCCAAATGCCAAATCTTCGCTGTCTTTTAGTGATGCCCTATACCCGTTATAGTTATCAATTACCATATTAGTAACGATTCCCATATCAAAACCAACCACCGGAGTACCACAAGCTAAAGCTTCAGAAACCATCATGGGTCCAGAATCTTCAATGGATGGATTTACAAAGACTTCTACTGCTTGATATAATAGAGATAAAAGTCTGTAATCATTGATATAATCAATGTTTTTCATTTCAAAAGTCAAATCCGATAATTCACTCTGAGTTTCTCTTGAAACATTTAAGATTACAATTTTATTCTTTTGCTCCTCAGTTAAATTATTTTCCAATATTTTTAATGCTTCCATAAAATACTGGAATCCTTTTCTTTTTGATTTCAAATTTTGAGAGCCACAGAGGATGTAAAATTTATCTTCGTCAAAGTCAAATACTTGTTTAGCAATATTCCTTTTATTCGGATTAAATTGATCAACATCAATTATGCTATTAATATTCTTAAACTCAATTTGATCTTTATATATTTTTGAATTTTTTGCTTGATTTAAAGTCCATTCCGACATAGAAATTATTTGAAAATTTCCTTTTTTAGCATTATGGAATTTAGTTTCAAAATTTAGCTTAGCCAAGCCCTTGTTTTTTGCATCAAGTATGGCTGGACAATTAGTACTACATCCGCTAACATAACCCTTACAATCCCATGCATAGTGGCATCCTCCAGTAAAATGGTTCATATCTACAGCAATCGTATAAACCTTTGATTTAGTTAATTGCTGAATATTTACTATATCCGTTGAATTCATAAACTTATCCGTCATCCCAACGAAAGTAATTTCAGGAATAAAACCAATTTGATTTAGTAAATGTGCAGGGTCAATATTTTTAGTTTGCTCGTCATCACTTATAAAATGATAATTAGGATCAACTTTATTATACTTTCTTAACTGACTTTTTACTATTTTTTGGAGACTGCTTATATACTTGTTTTTAAGTATGGGTTTGTACTTGATAATAAATGGGTCGCTTTTTGTTTTGTTTTTTACAAGCATGGCTACCTGATGCCCTTCTTCACTATATAATTTGGCTAGTCTGTATATTGCTTCATAAGCACCATTAACATCCCCTGTTGAAAGTAATAAAATGTTTTTTTTTACTTTTCCCATTCCATTGGTATTTTAAAGAATCCGTTTTCAACATCTCCTTTTTTAAATTCCTCCTGTCCGATATCTATTATTTTTAAATTCAATTTTTTGGCAGGAAAATCTAATAACTTAACCTTTGGAACATCAATTGCAAGTCCAATTACATAATTGTTGGCTATTAAAATATCTTTAGGAATTCTTATTATCCATGTATTAATTCCAACAAAATTTATTTCTCTTCTTTTAATAAAGATTACATTTTCAAATTTATCCAGTAATGAAAAATTCAATCTTAAATTTTCTTCTAGAAAATCATTTTTCAGTTTTAGATGAATAAATATTTCTTGATCTGTAAAAAACTCTGTTACTGCATTAGCTTCAGAATCTTTGATACTAACTTCTAAAATTTGTGATTTTTTGTTTTTATCCTCTTCAAATTGTATTTCTGATAAATCATCGTCAATTGAATTATTTCTCAGATAGTAGGTTAAAGAATCTTCTAAATCGCCTGAATGTTTTATTATTCCGTTTTCAAGCACCATTCCTTTGGAGCAAAAGCTTTTTACAGCTGCCATATTATGACTTACAAAAAGTACGGTTCTGCCCTGCCCTTTGCTGATATCTCCCATTTTGCCAAGGCATTTTTTTTGAAATTCGGCATCACCAACTGCTAATACTTCATCAACAATTAAAATTTCACTCTCTAAATGAGCCGCCACAGCAAAAGCTAAACGAACATACATTCCAGAGGAGTATCTTTTTACTGGAGTATCAATATATCTTTCAACTCCAGAAAAATCAATTATTTCTTCGAGCTTTCTTGTGATTTCTTTCTTTCGCATCCCAAGTATTGCCCCATTCAAATAGATATTTTCTTTTCCTGATAATTCAGGATGAAAACCAGTACCTACTTCGAGTAAACTGGCAATTCTTCCTTTTATTTTAATTTCACCAGTAGTTGGACTAGTAACTCTTGATAATAACTTGAGTAATGTACTTTTTCCAGCCCCATTTTTTCCTATAATCCCCACTGCATCACCTTGATTAATTTCAAAGTTGATATCTTTCAAAGACCAAACAATATCACTAGTTCCTTTACTACTTCTATCATTAGTTTCTCCAATTTTAAGAAAAGGATCTTCTTTTCCAAGTACTTTAGTTAACCAAAAACGCTCAATATCACGTGATATTGTTCCTGTTCCGATTTGTCCAATCTGATAGGCTTTTGATAAATTTTCAACATGTATAATTGGCTTACTCATTAGATGGTATCAACAAAGGTTTTCTCGGTTTTATTAAAAATAATGATACCGACAATTAAAATTAAAAAAGTAACTAATGCTGAACTTAATAAAGTCATGGCTGTAAACTCTCCTTTACCTAAAAAGGCATATCGGAAAGCTTCTATAATTCTAGTCATAGGGTTCAACTCAACTATCCATCCATATCCTTTTTCTCTGGCATAACTCAACGGATAAATAACGGTGGTTCCATACATAAGCAACTGAACTCCAAAGGTGACTAAAAATGTTAAATCACGATATTTAGTGGTCATAGCAGTAATAATCAAGCCAAGTCCTAATCCCAATAATGCCATTAATAACACCAAAATAGGAAATAAAAATATTCCTGATGTAACATGAAAACTCGTTCCCGGTATTGGTTTAAAGTAAAAATAAATCATCATGAAAATCATCAAAAGTAACTGAACTCCAAAACGGACTAAATTACTAACAACGATACTTAGTGGCATGATTAATCTTGGGAAGTATACTTTTCCGAAAATATTTGAATTATCTCTGAAAACGGTGCTAGTTTTGGTCAAACAATCAGAGAAATAATTCCATGAAGTAATTCCAGCTAGATAAAAAAGGTATTTTGGGATTCCATCAGTACTAATACCAGCTAAGTTTCCGAATACGAATGAAAACACAATAGTAGTAAAAATGGGTTGAATGAAAAACCAAAGTGGTCCAAGAATAGTTTGTTTATAGAAACTAACAAAGTCTCTTTTAACAAAAAGGAACAATAAATCCCTATAATGCCAAAGGTCTCTAAATTTTAAATCAAAAAGCGAAGTATGTCCTTTGATTATTAAATCCCAATTTTGAGATTGTCCATTATCTTTCATTACTGCTTTATGGAATTAAAAATATTTGTCATACTATGGTTGGCTACAAATATATAAATTTGAATAGGTGCAGAAAAAGAATTGAATTGATTTATTGGAGAAACTATTAACATTTAGATAAAGTACTTTTATTTGACTAATTTTGTAAACTAAAGACATCATTTTGCTACATTTCTTCAAACATAAAAAACCATTTTTAAAAGATTTAATTCCAGATAATTATATTGATATTCATTCTCATTTGTTACCTGGAATTGATGATGGGTCTACTTGTATTGAGGACACTACCAGTTATATAAATGGTTTGCAAGAAATTGGATTTAAAAAATTTATCACAACTCCTCACGTAATGGGTGATGTTTGGAAAAATACCAATGATCAAATTAACGAAAAATTATTGGCTACTATTGCTGAATTAAAGATTCCAAATATTGATAATCGCATGAAAACTGCAGCTGAATATATGATTGATTCAGAGTTTACTGCTTTATTCAAAAGTAAATCACTACTAACTCTAAAAGATAATTATGTCTTAGTTGAGATATCATACTTAAACCCGCCTATTCAATTATTTGAAATTTTATTCGATTTACAGGTAGCAGGCTATCGACCAATTTTAGCCCATCCAGAAAGATATAATTTTTATCATAGTTCCTTGGATGAATATAAAAAACTTAAAAATGCTGGATGTTTATTTCAACTTAATATGCTTTCTACAACAGGCTATTATGGTGAAAGAGTATCTAAAGCAGCTGATTTATTATTGAAAAATGGTTTAATCGATTTTATTGGTTCAGATGTTCATCACAATCGTCACATGGAATACATGCATAAAAGAATTATTTTGAAAAATTATGAATACTTAACTTCTGCTTTTCAAAATAATTCTCTTTTTGACTTTTAGTTTTTTACTTTTTAAAGAAAGATAAAAATCTTTTAACTAACGATTTTTTTGTTCCTAAATCTGAGTCATAACCATAACCGTATCCATAAGCGTAGTTATATTTATAATTATAACCATAACTAGAATAACCTTTATAATTGGCTCCAACATTATTTATAACATAAGCCATATTTCTTAATTTTCCCTTCTCACTTAAGTTAACAGAAAATTCTAATATTTTCTTAGGGGTATAATCGGCTCTAACAACATATAAAGTAGTATCAACTAAATGAGAAATAACGAGTGTATCAGTTACCAATAATGTTGGTGGAGTATCTACAATGACAAAATCGTATTCTTTTTTAGCTTCTGCAATCAATTTTTCTAATCTTCCGTTTGATAATAATTCTGCTGGATTTGGAGGTATCGTTCCTGACAAAATAATATCTAAATTAATATTATCTAAAGTATTTTTATTTACAGTACTGTGCCAATCAACAGAAATGTCATGTAAGTAATCTTGAAGTCCGTGTTGATTCTTTTTAATGTTTAAATAATTATGCAGTTGAGGGTTTCTCATATCTGCACCAATTAACAACACTTTTTTATTCATTATTGAAAATGAAATAGACAAATTCAGAGCTGTAAATGTTTTACCTTCTCCCTTTATAGTAGAGGTTATCATTATAGTTTGACCAACTTTTTCCTTTTGTAAAGGGAAAATATACGTTAAGTTGGTTCTTAATATTCTAAATGATTCACCAAGTATAGATCTGTCATTCAGTGCTGTTAATTTATCCTTAGTATTAATGTGTGGAACTTCTGAAAGAATAATTTTATTTCTTGTTAATTTTAAAATATCTTCTTTGGTATGAAGTTTATCATCAAGTAAGAACCCTAAATATAATATTAAAAATGGAATCAACAATCCAATAAGAATTGATACTAAATAATAGGTTCCTTTTTTAGGTGCTACTGGGCTAGAACTTGTCAAGGCGTAATCTACAATTTTTAAAGAAGAAGAAGTTATGGCTAAATTTATAGCAGCTTCTTCTCTTTTTTGTAAAAGCAAAAGATATAAAGTTTCTTTAATATTTTGTTGACGCTCAATTTTTCTCAATACTTTTTCATCATTTGGGATAGCACTAAATTTATCAATCGATGATTTTTTGATGTAGTCATTTTTAGAAAGAGAAACCTCTAATTCTTTTTGGTAAGCTTTAATAGACCCTATAATATTATCCTTAAGATTTGCCAGTTTAGCATTTAAAAGTTGAATATTTGGATTATTTACTCCACCACTTACTGCCAGTCTTTCACGTTGCAAAACCGCTACATTAAATTCGGAAATTAATTCATTTATTCCTTGATTAGTTAGCCCTAAATTGGCTGGTAACAATCCTAATTTTTTATCTTCTTTTACTGTTTGCTCTAAAATTTTTGCCAGTGCGATTTGAGTTTCGACTTGAAAGACATCATTAGAAGCAATTATTTTGTTTGAAGTTGCGCTTACGGCATCTTCATTTATAAAGGTTAATTCATTATTACGTTTAAAATTAGCTTTATTTGTTTCAACAGAGTCTAATTGTTTTTCTAATGATTTAAATCTTTCATTAACAAAATTAATGGTTCTTTTAGACACTAACCTTCTGT
The window above is part of the Flavobacterium sp. N1994 genome. Proteins encoded here:
- a CDS encoding ABC transporter ATP-binding protein; the protein is MSKPIIHVENLSKAYQIGQIGTGTISRDIERFWLTKVLGKEDPFLKIGETNDRSSKGTSDIVWSLKDINFEINQGDAVGIIGKNGAGKSTLLKLLSRVTSPTTGEIKIKGRIASLLEVGTGFHPELSGKENIYLNGAILGMRKKEITRKLEEIIDFSGVERYIDTPVKRYSSGMYVRLAFAVAAHLESEILIVDEVLAVGDAEFQKKCLGKMGDISKGQGRTVLFVSHNMAAVKSFCSKGMVLENGIIKHSGDLEDSLTYYLRNNSIDDDLSEIQFEEDKNKKSQILEVSIKDSEANAVTEFFTDQEIFIHLKLKNDFLEENLRLNFSLLDKFENVIFIKRREINFVGINTWIIRIPKDILIANNYVIGLAIDVPKVKLLDFPAKKLNLKIIDIGQEEFKKGDVENGFFKIPMEWEK
- a CDS encoding ABC transporter permease, producing the protein MKDNGQSQNWDLIIKGHTSLFDLKFRDLWHYRDLLFLFVKRDFVSFYKQTILGPLWFFIQPIFTTIVFSFVFGNLAGISTDGIPKYLFYLAGITSWNYFSDCLTKTSTVFRDNSNIFGKVYFPRLIMPLSIVVSNLVRFGVQLLLMIFMMIYFYFKPIPGTSFHVTSGIFLFPILVLLMALLGLGLGLIITAMTTKYRDLTFLVTFGVQLLMYGTTVIYPLSYAREKGYGWIVELNPMTRIIEAFRYAFLGKGEFTAMTLLSSALVTFLILIVGIIIFNKTEKTFVDTI
- a CDS encoding glycosyltransferase, which produces MGKVKKNILLLSTGDVNGAYEAIYRLAKLYSEEGHQVAMLVKNKTKSDPFIIKYKPILKNKYISSLQKIVKSQLRKYNKVDPNYHFISDDEQTKNIDPAHLLNQIGFIPEITFVGMTDKFMNSTDIVNIQQLTKSKVYTIAVDMNHFTGGCHYAWDCKGYVSGCSTNCPAILDAKNKGLAKLNFETKFHNAKKGNFQIISMSEWTLNQAKNSKIYKDQIEFKNINSIIDVDQFNPNKRNIAKQVFDFDEDKFYILCGSQNLKSKRKGFQYFMEALKILENNLTEEQKNKIVILNVSRETQSELSDLTFEMKNIDYINDYRLLSLLYQAVEVFVNPSIEDSGPMMVSEALACGTPVVGFDMGIVTNMVIDNYNGYRASLKDSEDLAFGIKKIFELSKSEYQSYSNNSYKSVSENSSLNSILKLNLLQ
- the rffA gene encoding dTDP-4-amino-4,6-dideoxygalactose transaminase, which gives rise to MIPFNKPYLSGNETLYIEDAVRTGKISGNGKYTKLCQDFFENKYGFKKCLLTTSCTDALEMCAILADIKQGDEVIIPSYTFVSTALAFIRQGAKIVFADSEASNPNLDVTQIEKLITSKTKAIVPVHYAGVACDMDAIMTLANKYNLLVIEDAAQAIDSYYISSNGEKKPLGGIGHMAAFSFHETKNIISGEGGLLAINDSKFVQRAEVIWEKGTNRAEFFRGEVNKYGWIDIGSSFLPSEIIAAFLWAQLENLNDIQNRRKLLWKTYMDAFQKLNNSSIQLPVFPDYATNNAHMFYLVLPDLASRSDLITRLKENGFHSVFHYISLHSSDYYKDKHDGRILPNTDRFSDCLVRLPFFYELEINDINRLVKCLE
- a CDS encoding tyrosine-protein phosphatase, whose translation is MLHFFKHKKPFLKDLIPDNYIDIHSHLLPGIDDGSTCIEDTTSYINGLQEIGFKKFITTPHVMGDVWKNTNDQINEKLLATIAELKIPNIDNRMKTAAEYMIDSEFTALFKSKSLLTLKDNYVLVEISYLNPPIQLFEILFDLQVAGYRPILAHPERYNFYHSSLDEYKKLKNAGCLFQLNMLSTTGYYGERVSKAADLLLKNGLIDFIGSDVHHNRHMEYMHKRIILKNYEYLTSAFQNNSLFDF
- a CDS encoding formyltransferase family protein; this encodes MIGLFLMSEKGFNVVESLIANKKLNLIDFICIGTDNKVKNDFSNQIKELCAANDIVHFFRNEEKDITTFKSHYYIAISWKWMLDLPNLIVIHDSLLPKYRGFAPLVNMLINGEKKIGVSSIFASEKYDMGELIFQEDVEIQYPIKINEAISIISKLYVSVVLKLTTAIETGIPLISYKQNESEATYSLWLDDEDYFINWNLSSDKIIRKIDACGFPFTGAKCLLDNEIVIIENALLVEDVVIENRQPGKVIFIEDSLPVIVCGEGLIKISDAFYEDTKKSIFPLTKFKLRFK
- a CDS encoding GumC family protein translates to MENSQLDLQEKHNNFDFIEQFFLYLRYWHYFLISVVVCFFVVKYYLNHTVSVYESRAKVKIIDDSKNSFIMPNSPVALFGKSKVNLDNEIEVIKSYRILEQVCKSLNLNNQYYNVGYLNNIEIWKNRPFTIEWLDNSSKMDEKSISFEIEIANGGYRIANSSSSTSSKVYPFNSVQYVNGVPFRLSLQVGTNLKALNTRKFLIVHATIESVVLGLAGSLNISNSNKNSDILILSLVGANRDKSEVILNEIIKQFDADGLNDRRLVSKRTINFVNERFKSLEKQLDSVETNKANFKRNNELTFINEDAVSATSNKIIASNDVFQVETQIALAKILEQTVKEDKKLGLLPANLGLTNQGINELISEFNVAVLQRERLAVSGGVNNPNIQLLNAKLANLKDNIIGSIKAYQKELEVSLSKNDYIKKSSIDKFSAIPNDEKVLRKIERQQNIKETLYLLLLQKREEAAINLAITSSSLKIVDYALTSSSPVAPKKGTYYLVSILIGLLIPFLILYLGFLLDDKLHTKEDILKLTRNKIILSEVPHINTKDKLTALNDRSILGESFRILRTNLTYIFPLQKEKVGQTIMITSTIKGEGKTFTALNLSISFSIMNKKVLLIGADMRNPQLHNYLNIKKNQHGLQDYLHDISVDWHSTVNKNTLDNINLDIILSGTIPPNPAELLSNGRLEKLIAEAKKEYDFVIVDTPPTLLVTDTLVISHLVDTTLYVVRADYTPKKILEFSVNLSEKGKLRNMAYVINNVGANYKGYSSYGYNYKYNYAYGYGYGYDSDLGTKKSLVKRFLSFFKK